Proteins from a single region of Dyadobacter fanqingshengii:
- a CDS encoding alpha/beta hydrolase, with the protein MSFSDKPVFPIARKVFSVFLEREVTLSVIQPINFDPARAYPLVLFNDGQDFEGLGMSQIISQLQSDGEIDPVLVVGIHANYDRIYEYGVAAEADYAGRGNRAGATSDFVTKELLPFINDEYHVSQEHIVYAGFSLGGLMALDIVWNNPGIFSKTGVFSGALWWRKRALHDGYDDSDRIMHTQLRHGEVKQNLKFWFQCGSLDEYDDRDGDGVIDSIQDTLECIAILEKKGYAWNREVFYKEIALGEHNLNTWSEALPGFIKWAFSEK; encoded by the coding sequence TTGAGTTTCTCCGACAAACCCGTTTTTCCAATCGCCCGCAAGGTGTTTTCCGTCTTCCTCGAAAGGGAGGTTACATTATCTGTTATACAGCCAATTAACTTCGATCCTGCACGTGCCTATCCGTTGGTTTTGTTTAATGATGGCCAGGATTTTGAGGGTTTAGGGATGTCACAAATTATTTCGCAGCTACAATCCGATGGCGAAATTGATCCTGTGCTGGTTGTAGGCATTCATGCCAATTATGATCGTATCTATGAATATGGTGTGGCTGCTGAGGCAGATTATGCGGGCCGGGGAAATAGGGCAGGGGCCACCTCCGATTTTGTAACCAAGGAATTGCTGCCGTTTATAAATGATGAATACCATGTTTCGCAGGAGCACATTGTTTATGCGGGTTTTTCGCTGGGTGGGTTAATGGCTTTGGATATTGTCTGGAATAATCCTGGTATTTTCTCAAAAACAGGCGTTTTTTCGGGTGCGTTATGGTGGAGAAAACGTGCGCTGCACGATGGTTACGACGATTCTGATCGCATTATGCACACGCAGCTGCGCCATGGGGAGGTAAAACAGAATCTCAAATTCTGGTTCCAATGCGGTTCGCTGGATGAATACGATGACCGCGATGGGGACGGCGTGATTGATTCGATCCAGGACACGCTGGAATGCATTGCGATCCTGGAAAAGAAGGGTTATGCCTGGAACCGCGAAGTGTTTTATAAAGAGATCGCCTTAGGCGAACACAATCTGAACACTTGGTCAGAGGCCCTTCCGGGTTTTATTAAATGGGCTTTTTCTGAAAAATAA
- a CDS encoding esterase family protein translates to MEEKHIKYYSHHLERDVDILVYGNWGYPLLLFPTTLGKYYQAKDMGLIESVRGLVESGKYKIYCVDSIDADSWYAKHLNPQYRVLNHIQYDKFLNNELAPYIRHECNVDRIGVAGCSFGGFHAANFAFKHPEQVAYMISMSGAFDIRSFTDGFYDDTVYFNNPIDFMPNEQGWRYGHIKIVLGTSDWDICLDSNLKMSKILNDQGIEHWLDIRGWEKHDWPLWNRMFPDYLSRIM, encoded by the coding sequence TTGGAAGAGAAGCATATCAAATATTACTCGCATCATCTGGAAAGAGATGTGGACATACTGGTTTACGGTAACTGGGGCTATCCACTGCTGCTTTTCCCCACGACTTTGGGAAAATATTATCAGGCAAAAGACATGGGCCTGATAGAATCTGTGCGCGGACTCGTGGAATCCGGAAAATACAAGATCTATTGCGTTGATTCCATCGACGCGGATTCCTGGTATGCCAAGCATTTGAACCCGCAGTACAGGGTGCTGAACCACATTCAGTATGACAAATTTCTGAACAACGAACTGGCGCCCTACATCAGGCATGAATGTAATGTGGATAGAATTGGCGTAGCGGGATGCAGCTTTGGCGGTTTCCATGCTGCAAATTTCGCATTCAAACATCCGGAGCAGGTTGCCTACATGATCAGCATGAGCGGCGCGTTTGATATCCGCAGCTTTACTGACGGCTTTTACGACGATACGGTTTATTTTAACAATCCAATTGATTTCATGCCCAACGAGCAAGGCTGGCGCTACGGCCATATAAAGATCGTTTTGGGAACCTCCGATTGGGATATTTGTCTGGATAGCAATTTAAAGATGTCCAAAATCCTGAATGATCAGGGAATTGAACACTGGCTCGATATTAGAGGCTGGGAAAAACACGATTGGCCGTTGTGGAACAGAATGTTCCCCGATTACCTGTCGCGAATTATGTAA
- a CDS encoding glutathione synthase yields the protein MKKIGILFGMENTFPNAFIERVNSKDSGFIAEAVTIDKVVQADPTEYAVIIDRISQDVPFYRAYLKNAALSGTAVINNPFWWSADEKFFNNALAEKIGVPVPKTVLLPSKERPENTSETSFRNLAFPMAWEEIFQYIGFPAYMKPHDGGGWKSVYKVVNPHDMWHKHEETGQLVMMLQEEIEFTDYFRCYCIGQKEVLIMPYEPRNPHHLRYAAEMKATGEEGEKLLETIKDYTLKLNIALGYDFNTVEFAVRDGIPIAIDFCNPAPDADIYSVGRDNFEWVVEAAANMAIERAKTQVPGQTNLTWGTFVKDSLGMSAPTAPAPVSAPAEVESAKAPEPVAATAPEKAPASAKEVKVKTVAPKKAPKLVEDKGILPVPSEPAPKIPTKKAAATKAPAANSKLKKS from the coding sequence ATGAAAAAAATTGGAATCTTGTTTGGAATGGAAAACACTTTTCCAAACGCATTTATTGAAAGAGTAAATAGCAAAGACAGCGGTTTCATCGCAGAAGCCGTAACGATTGATAAAGTAGTGCAGGCCGATCCAACCGAGTATGCGGTGATCATTGATCGTATTTCCCAGGATGTGCCTTTTTATCGTGCATATTTGAAAAACGCCGCGTTATCTGGCACGGCGGTCATTAATAACCCTTTTTGGTGGAGTGCCGATGAGAAATTCTTTAATAATGCATTGGCTGAAAAAATAGGCGTTCCTGTGCCGAAAACGGTGCTGCTCCCTTCGAAAGAGCGTCCTGAAAATACTTCCGAGACTTCATTCCGTAACCTGGCATTCCCGATGGCGTGGGAAGAAATATTCCAATACATTGGTTTCCCGGCTTACATGAAACCGCACGATGGCGGCGGCTGGAAAAGCGTTTACAAGGTGGTGAACCCGCATGATATGTGGCATAAGCACGAGGAAACGGGCCAATTGGTGATGATGCTGCAAGAAGAAATTGAGTTTACAGATTATTTCCGTTGTTACTGCATTGGCCAGAAGGAAGTGCTGATTATGCCTTACGAGCCGAGAAATCCACACCATTTGCGGTATGCGGCAGAGATGAAGGCAACAGGCGAAGAAGGCGAAAAGCTTTTGGAAACAATAAAAGATTATACGCTGAAACTGAACATTGCATTAGGGTATGATTTCAACACCGTAGAATTTGCAGTGAGGGACGGCATTCCTATCGCCATTGACTTTTGCAATCCGGCACCGGACGCGGACATTTATTCCGTTGGTCGCGACAATTTTGAATGGGTTGTGGAAGCAGCGGCTAATATGGCCATCGAAAGGGCAAAAACCCAAGTTCCCGGACAGACAAACCTGACATGGGGAACATTTGTGAAAGATTCACTTGGAATGTCTGCGCCAACAGCGCCAGCGCCGGTTTCTGCTCCTGCTGAAGTGGAATCTGCAAAAGCACCAGAACCTGTCGCTGCAACCGCGCCGGAAAAAGCTCCGGCCTCAGCAAAAGAAGTTAAAGTAAAAACCGTTGCGCCGAAAAAAGCGCCGAAACTGGTTGAGGATAAGGGCATATTACCGGTTCCCAGCGAACCAGCACCAAAAATTCCAACTAAAAAAGCGGCGGCGACAAAAGCGCCCGCAGCAAATTCCAAATTGAAAAAATCTTAA